From Xyrauchen texanus isolate HMW12.3.18 chromosome 9, RBS_HiC_50CHRs, whole genome shotgun sequence, the proteins below share one genomic window:
- the LOC127648762 gene encoding cytoplasmic 60S subunit biogenesis factor ZNF622-like isoform X2 codes for MSYTCISCRVQFSDGDVQRAHYKTDWHRYNLKRKVADMPPVTSENFQERVLAQRAAAEKQSQASEPAHCTTCNKKFSSDNAYTNHIQSNKHLQAERKALATAQETVQRLNEKNLEKGAELDKDAQNEALQKVLKEQQRHTTSKATPTERRVRQRLDKPPRLQWFEQQAKKLGVEEGEEEEVEEEWEDVDVVDEDMDGEEDDEEEEEMEEDSASGAQAPGSIPVTDCLFCGHHSRSLTRNVAHMTKAHSFFLPDIEYLVDIRGLISYLGEKVGVGKVCLWCNEKGKSFYSTEAVQAHMTDKSHCKLFTDGDAALEFADFFDFRSSYPDAKDGDDVEMKDGDLPDEKAVEFDDETLELTLPSGAKIGHRSLMRYYKQRFGVQRALVPAHNQKAVGRVLKQYRALGWGGDFGKGFVSQQQKDMQYVRRMKSKWMLKMGMNNNSTKQTHFRAQVMF; via the exons atgTCATACACCTGCATCAGCTGCCGTGTGCAGTTCTCTGATGGGGATGTTCAGCGGGCTCATTATAAAACAGATTGGCATCGCTACAATCTGAAAAGGAAGGTGGCAGACATGCCTCCAGTTACTTCGGAAAACTTCCAGGAACGAGTGCTGGCACAGAGGGCAGCAGCAGAAAAGCAGAGTCAGGCCAGCGAGCCTGCTCACTGTACCACCTGCAACAAAAAGTTCTCCAGTGATAATGCCTACACCAATCACATCCAGTCCAATAAACACCTGCAGGCAGAGAGGAAAGCCCTGGCCACTGCCCAGGAGACTGTCCAGCGACTGAATGAGAAGAATCTGGAGAAAGGGGCAGAACTTGATAAGGATGCACAGAATGAAGCTCTTCAGAAAGTACTCAAAGAGCAGCAGAGACACACCACCTctaaagccacacccacagagagGCGGGTCAGACAGCGGCTGGACAAACCTCCTCGGCTGCAGTGGTTCGAGCAGCAGGCCAAGAAGCTTGGAGTAGAGGAGGGCGAGGAAGAGGAAGTGGAGGAGG AATGGGAGGATGTTGATGTTGTTGATGAGGATATGGATGGTGAGGAAGAcgacgaagaagaagaagagatgGAGGAGGACTCTGCATCCGGGGCTCAGGCCCCTGGTTCAATCCCAGTTACAGACTGCCTGTTCTGTGGGCATCACTCACGCTCATTGACCCGAAACGTAGCACATATGACCAAAGCACACAGCTTCTTCCTCCCAGATATTGAGTATCTGGTCGACATAAGAGGACTTATTTCATATCTGG GAGAGAAGGTTGGTGTAGGCAAAGTGTGCTTATGGTGTAATGAGAAAGGCAAATCATTCTACTCTACGGAAGCAGTTCAGGCACACATGACCGACAAGAGTCACTGTAAGCTTTTCACAGATGGAGATGCTGCACTTGAGTTTGCAGACTTCTTCGACTTCAG GAGTAGTTATCCTGATGCTAAAGATGGAGATGATGTGGAGATGAAGGATGGTGATCTACCTGATGAAAAGGCTGTGGAGTTTGATGACGAGACGCTGGAGCTCACTTTACCCTCAG GTGCTAAGATCGGCCATCGCTCTCTGATGAGGTACTATAAGCAGAGGTTTGGTGTTCAGAGGGCGCTGGTTCCTGCTCATAACCAAAAGGCTGTGGGTCGAGTCCTTaaacagtacagagcacttgGCTGGGGAGGAGACTTTG GTAAGGGCTTTGTGAGCCAGCAGCAGAAAGACATGCAATACGTGCGCAGAATGAAATCCAAGTGGATGCTGAAGATGGGGATGAACAACAACTCCAccaaacaaacacatttcagaGCACAAGTCATGTTCTAA
- the LOC127648762 gene encoding lens epithelium-derived growth factor-like isoform X1 produces the protein MALDFKPGDLIFAKMKGYPHWPARIDEIPDGAVKPSNVKFPIFFFGTHETAFLGPKDIFPYLPNKDKYGKPNKRKGFNEGLWEIENNPKVELEGHKVMDVKAGPDKDLSSNQKGDDENTKEKRRKSAEVAGIDDDDEEEEEEDGGGDDIDVSDPVHLTEESVVLGQQDPLQKDCTDVSGKAKRGRKKKVEAEQDSDTENTSPTSGHPGGHPLIKRRGRKPKIEKLLLLQQPASKEPLGGIADIEDKTKAPGEEESKKTERKKRKDESKDGKKEAERKRKRQSRGESSSDTEEERKQSGFGRKQIPLEHSADTDQEEHASKSDQQKELGKGEKRDNRKSNKRKEVSTESRLLKLHGDIKTSLKIDNPDVKKCLGVLDELSSLQVTTQHLQRHCELIATLKKIRKFKASQDVMDKASMLYNKFKSMFLMGEGESVLSQVLNKSLAEQRQFEEAKKGVLKKNEQTKEQSDSKVMDGDSNPEENDTEMEREQSREDNSSLEKNNVTNTVESG, from the coding sequence ATGGCTCTGGATTTCAAACCTGGAGATCTAATCTTTGCTAAGATGAAGGGTTATCCCCACTGGCCCGCAAGGATTGATGAGATTCCAGATGGAGCTGTCAAGCCATCTAATGTTAAGTTTCCCATCTTCTTCTTTGGCACTCATGAAACGGCATTCTTGGGTCCAAAAGACATCTTCCCATACTTACCTAACAAAGACAAGTATGGCAAACCTAACAAAAGGAAAGGCTTCAATGAAGGCTTGTGGGAGATTGAGAATAACCCTAAAGTGGAACTTGAGGGACATAAGGTAATGGATGTTAAAGCAGGTCCGGATAAAGATTTAAGCAGCAATCAAAAAGGTGATGATGAGAACACCAAAGAGAAGAGGAGAAAGTCAGCAGAAGTGGCTggcattgatgatgatgatgaggaggaggaggaggaggatggtgGTGGTGACGACATTGATGTTTCTGATCCGGTTCATTTGACAGAGGAATCTGTTGTTCTTGGTCAACAGGACCCATTACAGAAAGACTGCACAGATGTCTCTGGCAAAGCTAAAAGAGGAAGGAAGAAGAAGGTTGAAGCTGAGCAAGACTCAGATACTGAAAACACAAGCCCCACTTCGGGCCATCCAGGTGGACATCCATTAATAAAGCGCAGAGGAAGGAAACCTAAAATTGAGAAACTGCTACTGCTGCAGCAACCTGCTTCAAAGGAGCCATTGGGTGGCATAGCTGATATTGAGGACAAAACCAAAGCACCAGGGGAAGAAGAGAGCAAGAAGACAGAGAGGAAAAAGAGGAAGGATGAGAGCAAAGATGGAAAAAAGGaagcagaaagaaagagaaagaggcaAAGCAGAGGGGAGAGCTCTTCAGACACAGAAGAGGAAAGAAAACAGAGTGGATTTGGGAGGAAGCAGATCCCACTGGAGCACTCTGCAGACACAGACCAAGAGGAGCATGCTAGCAAATCAGACCAACAGAAAGAGTTAGGAAAAGGTGAAAAGAGAGATAATAGGAAAAGTAACAAAAGAAAGGAAGTTTCAACCGAATCAAGACTCCTGAAGTTACATGGGGACATTAAAACATCTTTGAAGATTGATAACCCAGATGTGAAAAAGTGTCTAGGTGTGCTCGATGAGCTGAGCTCACTGCAGGTCACGACTCAACATCTTCAGAGGCACTGTGAGCTCATAGCCACGCTTAAGAAGATCCGCAAGTTCAAGGCCAGCCAGGATGTAATGGACAAAGCCTCAATGCTATATAATAAGTTTAAGAGCATGTTTCTGATGGGAGAAGGAGAGTCAGTGCTCAGTCAAGTGCTAAATAAAAGTTTGGCTGAGCAGAGACAGTTCGAAGAGGCCAAGAAAGGAGTTCTGAAAAAGAACGAACAAACCAAAGAGCAGAGTGATAGCAAGGTCATGGATGGAGACTCCAACCCTGAGGAGAATGACACTGAGATGGAGAGGGAGCAATCAAGAGAGGATAACTCATCTCTGGAGAAAAACAATGTGACTAATACTGTGGAGTCTGGCTGA